The following coding sequences are from one Solea solea chromosome 11, fSolSol10.1, whole genome shotgun sequence window:
- the LOC131468173 gene encoding tumor necrosis factor receptor superfamily member 14-like isoform X1: MGKKTCTVLHSSMISVCRGSSACIPSYYQAGTECCPKCSPGEYVRADCSDESSTKCNPCEDGTFNDVFSGLKRCLNCTSCAPGTALTDTVCADCSAGTFSDGTFTTCRPHTHLQTPVAGVTVDAGVTVDAGVTVGAGVTVDAKVAVIFVIAVLQQVLN, from the exons atggggaaaaaaacttgCACTGTTCTCCACAGCTCTATGATCAGTGTCTGCAGAGGAAGTTCAGCTTGTATTCCATCATATTACCAGGCGGGAACTGAGTGCTGTCCGAAGTGTTCACCTG gaGAGTATGTAAGAGCAGACTGTTCGGATGAATCCAGCACTAAGTGTAATCCCTGTGAAGACGGAACCTTCAACGATGTTTTCAGTGGACTCAAACGTTGCTTGAACTGCACAAGCTGTGCTCCAg GAACAGCGTTGACAGACACAGTTTGCGCTGACTGCAGTGCCGGGACATTTTCAGATGGGACGTTCACCACTTGTCGGCCGCACACGCA TCTACAAACACCTGTGgctggagtcaccgtggacgctggagtcaccgtggacgCTGGAGTCACCGTGGGCGCTGGAGTCACCGTTGATGCCAAAGTTGCAGTAATATTTGTGATTGCTGTCTTGCAGCAGGTTTTAAACTGA
- the LOC131468173 gene encoding tumor necrosis factor receptor superfamily member 14-like isoform X2, whose product MGKKTCTVLHSSMISVCRGSSACIPSYYQAGTECCPKCSPGEYVRADCSDESSTKCNPCEDGTFNDVFSGLKRCLNCTSCAPGTALTDTVCADCSAGTFSDGTFTTCRPHTQVWTWDGCGLGH is encoded by the exons atggggaaaaaaacttgCACTGTTCTCCACAGCTCTATGATCAGTGTCTGCAGAGGAAGTTCAGCTTGTATTCCATCATATTACCAGGCGGGAACTGAGTGCTGTCCGAAGTGTTCACCTG gaGAGTATGTAAGAGCAGACTGTTCGGATGAATCCAGCACTAAGTGTAATCCCTGTGAAGACGGAACCTTCAACGATGTTTTCAGTGGACTCAAACGTTGCTTGAACTGCACAAGCTGTGCTCCAg GAACAGCGTTGACAGACACAGTTTGCGCTGACTGCAGTGCCGGGACATTTTCAGATGGGACGTTCACCACTTGTCGGCCGCACACGCA aGTGTGGACGTGGGACGGGTGTGGCCTTGGACACTAG
- the LOC131468172 gene encoding tumor necrosis factor receptor superfamily member 14-like isoform X1 has product MGKKTCTVLHSSMISVCRGSSACIPSYYQAGTECCPKCSPGEYVRADCSDESSTKCNPCEDGTFNDVFSGLKRCLNCTSCAPASGLKTVSPCTRIRDALCEPLEGFYCVKSKGLNCEAAEKHRQCKPGQYIRDNGTALTDTVCADCSAGTFSDGTFTTCRPHTHLQTPVAGVTVDAGVTVDAGVTVGAGVTVDAKVAVIFVVAVLQQVLN; this is encoded by the exons atggggaaaaaaacttgCACTGTTCTCCACAGCTCTATGATCAGTGTCTGCAGAGGAAGTTCAGCTTGTATTCCATCATATTACCAGGCGGGAACTGAGTGCTGTCCGAAGTGTTCACCTG gaGAGTATGTAAGAGCAGACTGTTCGGATGAATCCAGCACTAAGTGTAATCCCTGTGAAGACGGAACCTTCAACGATGTTTTCAGTGGACTCAAACGTTGCTTGAACTGCACAAGCTGTGCTCCAG CTTCTGGCCTGAAGACAGTCAGTCCATGCACAAGAATACGGGATGCACTCTGTGAACCTCTGGAAGGATTCTATTGTGTAAAATCCAAAGGCTTAaactgtgaagcagcagagaaacaccGCCAGTGTAAACCAGGACAGTACATCAGAGATAatg GAACAGCGTTGACAGACACAGTTTGCGCTGACTGCAGTGCCGGGACATTTTCAGATGGGACGTTCACCACTTGTCGGCCGCACACGCA TCTACAAACACCTGTGgctggagtcaccgtggacgctggagtcaccgtggacgCTGGAGTCACCGTGGGCGCTGGAGTCACCGTTGATGCCAAAGTTGCAGTAATATTTGTGGTTGCTGTCTTGCAGCAGGTTTTAAACTGA
- the LOC131468172 gene encoding tumor necrosis factor receptor superfamily member 14-like isoform X2, producing MGKKTCTVLHSSMISVCRGSSACIPSYYQAGTECCPKCSPGEYVRADCSDESSTKCNPCEDGTFNDVFSGLKRCLNCTSCAPASGLKTVSPCTRIRDALCEPLEGFYCVKSKGLNCEAAEKHRQCKPGQYIRDNGTALTDTVCADCSAGTFSDGTFTTCRPHTQVWMWDGCGLGH from the exons atggggaaaaaaacttgCACTGTTCTCCACAGCTCTATGATCAGTGTCTGCAGAGGAAGTTCAGCTTGTATTCCATCATATTACCAGGCGGGAACTGAGTGCTGTCCGAAGTGTTCACCTG gaGAGTATGTAAGAGCAGACTGTTCGGATGAATCCAGCACTAAGTGTAATCCCTGTGAAGACGGAACCTTCAACGATGTTTTCAGTGGACTCAAACGTTGCTTGAACTGCACAAGCTGTGCTCCAG CTTCTGGCCTGAAGACAGTCAGTCCATGCACAAGAATACGGGATGCACTCTGTGAACCTCTGGAAGGATTCTATTGTGTAAAATCCAAAGGCTTAaactgtgaagcagcagagaaacaccGCCAGTGTAAACCAGGACAGTACATCAGAGATAatg GAACAGCGTTGACAGACACAGTTTGCGCTGACTGCAGTGCCGGGACATTTTCAGATGGGACGTTCACCACTTGTCGGCCGCACACGCA aGTGTGGATGTGGGACGGGTGTGGCCTTGGACACTAG